TAGCAGGTATTTTTATTGGCTTTTAATTTTGTAATGGTTTCGACTGCTGCTACACCGGTTTTTTGTCCTCTTTCTTTACTGATTTCTGAAGGTTTAATTTCGCAGACTAAAAGTGTGTGTTTGTTATTTCGCATTCCTTCTGAAATATACTCATACAGTGTTGGAAGTTTTTCTCCATTAGAAAGTTTAAACTTTATTAAATCTGCATAATTCGTTTCTTCAATTAGCAATTTGTTATAATGTGCATCGTGATTAATGACAAGCGAATCATCTGCCGTTCTCCAAACATCAAATTCTGAACCTGGTAGTTTTAAATCAATCGCATGTCGTAATGATGCAATTGAATTTTCAGGAAGATTATTCTTTTTCCATGCGCCGCGATGTGCTACAATTGCATTCTTTTGTGCCTTACAAGATGAAAAAGCAATAAGGCATACAGCACCTAATATTTTAAAAGTATTCATAATAATCTGTAGTTAAAAAATTACAAAAAAGGTTCATCTGTTTAAAAAAAAGCCCTCCATATGAAGGGCCTTTAACTAATCAATAAACCAACTATTTAGTTAACTCAAAACTAACTTTCTTATCGGCGTTTGAATTTCCTCCTACGAAGATATCGAACTGCCCAGGCTCTGCTACGAATTGTAAATCAGAGTTATAAAATTTTAAATCTTCAACAGTAATATCAAAACTTACCGTTTGTTTTTCACCTTTTTTAAGTGTTATTTTTTGGAAACCTTTTAGTTCTCTAACTGGTCTTGTTACAGAACCTACAACATCTCTAATATATAATTGAACTGTTTCTTTTCCGTCAAAATTTCCAGTATTTGTTACATCAACTGTTACTTTCAATTTTCCAGAAGCATTCATTTTATCAGAAGAAATTTTGAGGTTTGAATAATCAAAAGTGGTGTAACTTAAACCAAATCCGAATGGAAATAAAGGCTCGTTTCTTTCGTCAATATAGTTTGATCTGAATTTTTCGAATTTCCCTTCTGTGTTAGAAAGCGGTCTTCCGGTATTTTTGTGTGCGTAGTAAATTGGCAATTGACCAACACTTCTAGGGAAAGTTGAAGTTAATTTTCCTGAAGGATTTACATCTCCAAATAAAACATCAGCAATAGCATAACCTGCTTCTGTACCAGCAAACCAAACGTTTAAAATTGCAGGAACTGTTTTTTCTTCATCCGTAATTACCAATGGACGTCCGTCAAATAAAACTAAAACAACTGGTTTTCCTGTTTTTAATAAAGCGTTTAATAAATCTTTTTGTGCTTGAGGAATACTTAAGTTTGTACGGCTGCTTGATTCTCCACTCATTTCTGCAGATTCTCCTAAAGCAGCAACAATAACATCTGACTGCTCTGCTACTTTTAACGCTTCTGCTAATAAATCTTCTTTTGAACGAGCATCACGATGTAATGTTTTTCCAAACATTGTTGCATTCGTTTCAAAAGTTTCATCGTAATCTAAATTGCTTCCTTTAGCATACAAAACTTTAGTTCCTGCTCCTGCAACTTCTTTAATACCTCTTAATAATGAAACAGCATTTTCCATTCTGGTAGCTACACTCCAGGTTCCTGGCATGTTTTCTTTAGCATCAGCCAATGGTCCGATTAGACCAATTGTTCCTGATTTTTTAAGTGGTAAAAGCTGATTTTGGTTTTTTAATAATACTAAAGACTGTGCGGCAATTTCACGTGCCTCTTTACGGCTATCAATTGTGAAAATTTCAGTTTTAGCTCTTTTTTCGTCACAATATTTGTATGGATCTTGGAATAATCCTAAATCGTATTTTGCTTCTAAAATCAATCTAACAGCATTGTCGATTGTTTCGATTTTCACTTTTCCTTCATCTAAAGATTTTTTCAAAGTTCCTAAGAAACCTTCTCCAACCATATCCATTTCAACTCCTGCATTCATCGCTAGAGCAGAAACTTGCTGCAAGTCTCCCATTCCATGCTCGATCATTTCAGGAATACCAGTAAAGTCTGTTACCACAAATCCTTTGAAACCCCATTGTTTTCTTAAAACATCTGTCATTAGCCATTTGTTTCCAGTTGCAGGAATTCCATCAACTTCGTTAAAAGAAGCCATTACAGATCCTACACCAGCATCAACAGCCGCTTTGTAAGGAGGAAAATAATCGTTAAACATTCTTATGTGACTCATATCTACTGTGTTGTAATCACGTCCCGCTTCTGGAGCTCCATATAATGCGAAGTGCTTTACACAGGCTAAAATTGAGTTATTTTTAGAAAGATCGTGCTGCTGGTAACCATTTACCATTGCTTTTGCAATCTGGCTTCCTAAGTATGGATCTTCTCCTGAACCTTCAGAAACTCTTCCCCATCGTGGATCACGAGAAATATCAACCATTGGAGAGAATGTCCAGTTGATTCCGTCTGCACTTGCTTCTTTAGCAGCAATCTGCGCACTTCTTTCGATTAAGCCCATGTCCCAAGTACAAGACAATCCTAGTGGAATTGGGAATGTTGTTTCGTAACCGTGAATTACGTCCATTCCAAAAAGTAACGGAATTTTTAAACGGCTTTTTTCAACCGCAATTTTCTGTACTTCTTTGATTTTCTGAACTGATTTAATGTTGAACAAACCGCCCACTTTACCTTCAGCAATATTTTTTGCCACATTTGAGCTATTCGCCTGCCCTGTGGTAATATCACCAGATGTTGGCAGGTTTAATTGACCCAATTTCTCGTCTAAAGTCATTTTTGACATTAACTCCGCCACAAATTCAGACCTTGGTTTAATTTTCACTGTATTTTTAGAAGGCTTTTTTTGAGCGTAACCCAAAACAGCACATCCTAAAAAAAGTAAGACTAATTTGTTTTTCATTCTATTTTATTTATTTGTTTGTATTTGTTTTCTTCTGCTGAAACATCCAGTTGTAAATCTCTGGATTGTCATAGACTCTTGTCCAGCTGTCATGATCTGCATCATCAAAAATAGTCAGCTTCACATCTTTTGCATTGCATTTTTTCAATTCGTTATAAATTGTAATTGCGTAATTCACATTGACTACATTATCTTGTAATCCGTGAAAAATTCTGGTTGGAATATTGGCTATTTCACAAGCTTTTTCTAACTGAATTAAATCTACAAAACCAGCGACAGGTACGTTTGCGGCAAATAGATCAGGATGTGCAAAAGCCAAATTCCATGAAGCCCAGCCTCCTGAGCTCAAACCAGTAACATATATTCTTTCTGAATCAATTTTATTTTCTTTCTGAATTTTTACTATCAGCTGATAAATAGATTCTATATCCCAATTTTCATCTTCTTTGCACTGTGGAGCCAAAACATAAGCATCTAATTGATGCGTTTTTAAATATTTTAAAGGACCGTGAATTTTGATCTTTTCAATATCAGTTCCTTTTTCTCCATCCCCAGAAATAAAAACAATCATTGGTTTTTTCTCGTTTGTATTTGCAGGACGATGCAATGCATAACCCAACTCATATTTAGACATTATGACTGTATTAATTTTTCCTGTCGTTTCGGTTTGTGCCGATACAATCATAGAAAATAATAGAAATACAAATGCCATTTTATTTTTCATAGAAACTTAAATCCCGTATTTACCAGACTTAAATCCAAGTTTTGTTAAACCTTGTTTTACTTCTGGTGCGTTCATAAATAATTTCCACAACAAACCTGTTCTGTAGTTTTCAATCATTACCACTTCTGGGCCTTGATCGATTGCTAAGTATCGTTTTGCCACCCATTTATTTCCTAAACTTAAAGCATCATAAAAACCTGCATCTCCCCAAGTTTCCTGCTTATGATTGTCATATAAATTGCGAATTAAAGCCATTGATTCTTTTGGCGTATACACAATTGAACTGATTGCTGCTGTTGGCGAAATCACACCTTGATCATTGCTTGGCATGTGCGCATTGTATCCGATAGAGCCATCAGGGTTTCTAGAATAAGATGCTGTTAATCCCCAATAATCTGGTCCGTAACCTGCATTTTTATTCGGATTTTCAACACAAAACTGATAATTGATTTTGGTTTGATTTACGTTTAAATCCCAGTAGTTTGCATACTGATCACTCAATTGATTTGGATCTAAACCTACATAAGAATAATGTGCCCAGAATAACGGACCTCCAAATTCTTCTGCACCATTGTGCTTTAAAATAAGAGGGATATTATATTTTGTTTTTGAAGAAACTATGCCTCCGCTTCTCGCCCATCCTTCATGATACGCTTTTGCCTCAATACTGTGAGTTGGCGAAGACGCTGCCATTACATATGTGATAAGGCATTCGTTATATCCTTGTAGTGGAAAGTTCATCTCCCAAGCATAACTCGGAGACCAGTGCCAATATAAAACATTTTTTTGATTGGTATACCATTGCCATTCGACTCCTTTCCAAAGTGCATCAAATTTTTGAGCGACCGCTTTTTCTTTTTCAGAACCATCTTTAAGATATTCACGAACGGTAATCATTCCTGCAACCAAAAACGAGGTTTCAACTAAGTCTCCTCCATTATCTTTGGTTCCAAAAGGTTTTACTTTTCCTGTATTTCCATCAATCCAGTGTGACCATGCTCCATGAAAACGGTCTGCTTTACCTAAAAAGTCTGCAATTTTGTTAAGCCTTTCTACTCCTTGTTCTTTTGTAATATACCCTTGCGACATTCCTGAAACAAGTGCCATTAATCCAAATCCTGAGCCACCAGTTGTTACGATATTAGAATCGTTTTCAGGATAAATTCCATCTGGATGATAACGTTCTCTAGCTAAACCCGAATTTGGTTCTGCATAATCCCAGAAATATTTAAATGTTTGTTTTTGAACGGCATCTAAAAGCTGCTCATCGGTTAATGCAACAACGCCAGAAGTATTTTCTTCTTCATTTCCTTTCGACTTATCTACATTTGATCCACAACTAAAAAAAGTAAAAGCTAAAAATAAAACTGAAATTCTAATCATTATAAAAATTTAATATTGAATAAATAATCACTTCCTTCAAACTATCGAAGGAAGTGATTTTAAAGATTTAATTAGTAACCAGGGTTTTGAACTGTTACTCCTCCTGATTGCTGAACAACTGTAGCAGGAATTGGATACAACTCGTGTTTACCAACTATAAATGTTTTTCCATTAGGGAAAGCTGGGCTTACATCTGCTTTCATCGCAGCTTCCGCTTGTCCAGTTCTTACAAGATCGAACCATCTATCATGCTCAAAAGCAAATTCTAATCTTCTTTCTTTGTAAATTGCTTTTCTAACATCTGACTGACCTGTAGCTGGAGTGTCACCTAGACCAGCTCTGTGTCTAATCTGATTAATTAAAGGAATTGCTTCTGAAGTTTGTCCTAATTCATTTAGAGCCTCAGCTTTCATTAAAATTACCTCAGCATATCTTAAATATCTAAGATTTACATCTGTAAATTCTTGGTTATAAAATGCTGATGAATACGCTTTATAATTATACATTGGGTTAGAAACTGTAGATGCTACTTCTCTACCATCGTATAAAACTGATCCTCTAAAAATAATCGTTGCTGCTCTTCTTACATCTCCTGCTTCATAAGCATTAGCAAGCCCTTGAGATGGTGTATTGAAACCCCATCCCCATCCTCCAGCACCTCTAGGCGCTTGAGATACAGTATAGTTTCCGATTCCGTATCCTGGAGAAGAAGTTCCTCCAATTCCATTAATTTCAAAAATTGATTCTGCACCAAATTCTCCTTCTTTTTTATATTGTAAAGAATAGTCCGAAACTAAAGAATAACCTGTTACTTTATCACAATTGTCAATTACTTTTTGCCAATTTTTTTGATATAAATTAACCTTAGCCAATAAAGCATAAGCTGCTCCTTTAGATGCACGTGCAACGTCTGTTCCACTATATGATGATTTTAATGGTAATGCTTGTATAGCATCATTTAAATCTTGCTCGATAAAAGCATAGACCTCAGCTGGAGTTTTACGAGTTAACTGCATGATTCTATCGTCATCATTTCCTGGAACTGGTAAATGGTCTACAATTGGAACTCCACCATATCCTTTAACTAAAGTAAAGTACATAAATGCTCTTAAAAATTTCGCCTCTCCTTCTAATCTGGTTTTTAAAGCAGGAGTTACTTGTGTAAGCTTTGGAAACATCGCTAATGCTTGATTTGCTCTGTTGATACCTGCATAATTATAATTCCAAATACTACTGAAAGATGGTGTTGAAGAATTAAAAGTTAACGCATCTAAAACATCTTTATCAGTACCAGTATCTCCGGGATCTGAACCTTTATCGGCATCATCAGTCATAATACTGGTAACCCCGTTCCAAGCAAAAGAAGACATGTCCCAAGATAAAAATATATTATAAACTGCATCAACCATTGAGGTTGCACCTGCATCACTATCTACTAAAGCAGGATCGGCAGGAATATTTTGTGTTTGATCTACATCTAAAAATTCATCTGAACATCCAGATACAAACAAACCAGAAAGTATAAAAAGTGATATATATAATCGTTTCATGATATTAAAATTTTAAGTTTGCACCAACTACAAATGTCTTTAACGCTGGATAAGCATCTAACTCAACTCCTTGAGTACCTGTTACTAACTGACCATCTCCTAAAACTTCAGGTGAGAATCCTGAATATTTTTGAGTAATGAAAGGGTTCATAGCATTTACATAAATTCTACAGTAATTAATGAAACCTTCTTCTTTTAGAGGAAGCTTATATCCTAAAGTAATGTTATTGATTCTGAAGAAATCTCCAGATTCTAAATAATAGGTTGATGCAACTGGAACCTGATTAAATGGTGCTGGATTAGTACCTGTAGTGTTGGTTGGAGTCCACATATTGTTTAATAAAGAGGCTTCAACATTTTCTCCATAAAAACGCTGTGCTTTTTTTCCGTTATAAACTTTTGATCCACCTACTCCATATCCGTCAACAGAAAAGTCAATGTTTTTATAATTTAATCCCACAGTAACTCCATAATTAGAAGTCGGTAAAACTGAACCTACATATTTTCTGTCTTTAGTTTGGTCTAAAGCTCCTTGAGGCACTTTACTTCCGTTTGCTGTATAGTATAACATTTGTCCGTTTGCTGGATCAACGCCGGCATACTCATACATATAGAAACTTCCTAAAGGCTGTCCAACTGATGTATTATCAAGTATTTTTGTAACCTGACCATTTCCTAATGAACCACCATTTACTGTTGCAATTTGAACATTTTTTAAACTAGCTAGTTCATTTTTATTGTGAGAAAAATTTCCTCCTATCCAGTAACTTAAGTTATCTGTAATTTTGTCATCCCAACGTAAAGCGATTTCAAAACCTTTATTAGTTACTTCACCAACATGTGTTGGAGATTCTAATGTAATTCCTGATGTAGAATAAGGCTTAACATTCAAAATAGCATTGTTAGTATTTTTACTATAAATATCAAATGATCCTTTTAATCTACTATTAAACAATTCAACATCTAAACCTGCAGAAGCTTCTTCTACAATTTCCCATGATAAACTTGGGTCAATCTGAGAATTGATAGTTGTTCCTGAACCACCATTATAATCTACTCCAGATGTAAATGACTGGATATTTAATGGCACTTTTTGGTTTCCTAATTTACCCCAAGAACCTCTCAGTTTTAATAAATCTAAACCTTTGATATCAGATAAGAAACTTTCTTTTGTTACAATCCATCCAATACCCATTGATGGGAATGTACCCCAACGGTAATCACTTGAATAATTTGAAGAACCATCACGTCTTACAGTACCTGTTAATAAGTATCTGTCCATTAATTTGTATTGAAAACGAGCAAAATAAGATGCTAATCTAGATTGATTTTCGTTTACAGCTTTATAGGTAGTAACGCCTCCATTTTGTGCATAGGCAACACCATCAAGTCCCCAATAATTACTATTAGGATTTACATTCTTAATATCAGCAGTCGTTTTAGATCTTGTACCTAAAACGTTAGCTTCGATACCAGCAGTAACTTCTACATCGTGAATTTCTCCAAAAACCTTATTATATGTAAAATAATTAGATAAATTCCAATTGAAATAATCGTCTGTATTTCTTGTTAATGTGTTTGTATTCAAACTTTTTTTGTCGTAAGCAGATTCTACTCTACTTGGATCAGCTGCTAACCAAAGACCTAAATTGTCTACAAAATTATATTGCTTATACGTGTAATATTCTCCATTAAATTGAGATGTGAATTTCAATGACTTGATTATATCCCAATCTAATCGTAATCCACCTTGAAGCATAACCGTTTTTTGCTGCTCATTATTATAATCTAAAGCAACAACAGGATTACCAACTGAGTTAAAAGAATCACCTGTTTCACCAACAACACCATTCAAAATAAATGGTACTCCATATTTTCCGTCAGGGTAACGTACAGGAACTAAAGGTGATTGTCTGTAAGCTGATGTAAATGCAGACATCGGTTTTGGTGTGTTTTTTATAGAACTAACACTAAAATTTTGGCTAATTTTAAGTTTCTCAGAAATTTTGTACTCATTATTACTTCTAAAAGTAGTACGTCCATATTCAGTTCCTTTCAAAATTCCTTCTTCTTCGTAGTTTCCTACACTAAAAAAGTATTTAATATTTTCTCCCGATCCAGAAAGAGATACATTATTTTGAGTATACACTCCTGTTTTTGTTATCTCATCAAACCAATTTGTGTTATAAAGCTGATTTTGAGAAAATCTACCAGCAGGAAACTGGCTGATAAACGCTGCATTATTATACTGAATGTATTGGTCAGCATTGGCCATTTTTACCTTTTTTAGAGGTGATCTAAAACCAGCATAACTGTCAATATCTACTACAAGTTTTCCTTTCCCTGTTTTAGTAGTAATCATGATAACCCCATTAGCACCTCTCGTACCATAAATAGCAAGCGCAGAAGCATCTTTTAAAACTTCATATGAAGTAATATCATTTGCGTTGATATTATTAATATTATCAGTAGGCATACCATCAACAACGTATAATGGACTTCTTCCTCCTAATGCAGTACCAACCCCTCTAATAACAATTGAAGGTGTACTACCAGGGGCATCAGAAGTAGCTACTTGAACCCCAGCGGCTTTACCTTGAATAGCTTGAGAAGCGTTAATTACTTTCATTTTGGTAATTTCTTCAGATTTAATAGAACTTACAGCTGAAGTATTATCCACTTTTTTTCTTGTACCGTACCCAATAACTACAACTTCTTTTAATTCAGTATCACCTGATTCTTTTAAAGTAATGGTCATTGGTGCGGCAGTTGCCGGTACAGAAACTGGATCAAAACCTAACATAGAGACTTTTAATATGTCTCCAGGTTTTGCATTGATTGTAAAGTTTCCGTCGAAATCTGCGTCTGCAGTGGCTCTAGCATCAGATGAAGCGATTATCGCTCCTGGAATTCCCATTCCGCTACTGTCCACTACTTTTCCTTTAATTGCTTGTGCCTGTCCGGACACATATGCCGGAAGCATTATTAGCACAAATAAGCTAAAAATAAAATTTTTCATACAGTTTGTAATCGTTTAAGTTAGTAGAGCCAAATTAAGCAATTACAACGTTGTAGTACATCATTTACCACTACAGCATAGCTACATCATTATGTTAAAATATAATTACAAAAATTTGATAATCAAACAATTAAATGTTAAGAAAATTTCATTAACATAACGTTATGATGTAGTAATGATGTATTGGAATTATATAAAAAATGGTATCGAAAAATATAAGATCATCAAAAAACAAAATCAAATCTTACAGACTTAATAAAAACTTTGACAGGTTTTCTTCTTGATTAAGTCCTAATTTCTTTCTGAGACGATATCTGTGTAATTCTACACCTCGAAAAGAGATATTCATCATAGGGGCAATTTCCTTTGAAGAAAGATTCATTTTTAGATAAATACATAGTTTTATATCCTTTGGAGTTAGGTTTGGATATTTTTTAGAAAGGTTTACAATAAATTCGTTGTGAATTTGATTCAGATTCGTTTCAAATATTTCCCACTCATGTTTATTTACTTCATTTATCTTAATAGCTTTTTTGATTTCACTCTTCAGCTTACCAAAGTCTTTTTCAGAATCTAAAATATTTTGAATCTTATCAATCATCTCAGTTTGTTTGGCAATTGATAACGATTTACCCGCTACTTCTGATGATTTTGTTTGAAGTTCTAATTCTAAAATATGTTTTTCGTATTCCTGACTATTTAATTCATTTTCTTTTTTCAATTCCATTTCCAGAATCTCACGCTGATGCTTCAATTCTTCAGCTTGTAATTTCAATTTTTGAGTATAACGAAGTTTATTCCATTTATAATAGAAGAATAATACCGCTGCAATTACTAGAAGATAAAGCAGAATCATCCAAAATGAAAAATACCAAGGTTGTGCCACTTTAAAATCAAAACTTGACACTTTATCATAGTTTGCGCCATCATGTTTGTAAATCACAACAGAATGAGAACCGCTGCCTAAATTGTTTAGTACAATTGAACCATTTGTTATAGGAATGTAATTTTTATCTTTATTGATCTGATAAAATAAATTAGGTTTACTTGCTCCGTAAATTCCTGATATTACGTTTATTTTTAATTCGGTGTTGTGCTTAATTTTTCCTTCATCAGGCAGTAATTCATGGTTATTATAAGCTTCTACTTTTACCCCTCTATTTTGTCTGTTGATGTACCCAAGCTGAAGTGAAATAAAACCATCGTCAAGGTTCATTAAATAATGATTGTTGCTTCTAAAAATTCGCAGATTTTCATTAATTAATTTTCCTTTGTAATATTTCTCTTGAATAATATTCCAGATAAATTTTCCATCATGAGCATAGATATGATATAAAATTCCCTCTTGAAGAACTAAAAAATGATCTTTGTCGATAGCAATGACATCTGAAATGTTTTTGAAATTAGAATTGAACAATTCATTTTCTTCCAATTTATTTGAAAGCGAATTAAATGTGTACCAAACGTTATTTATGAGAAAAAGGATTTCGTCTCGAAACTCGAAAATTTTAACGCCAAAATCATTTTTAATTTTGCTTTGCTGCGTAATGTTTTCTATTTTCTTTGTCTTGTAATTATCATCAAGTAATACTCTGTACAATCCGCGATAATTATCGGCCGCCCAAATTTCGTTTTTCTTATTTTGAGCTACGTATTTAATGGGTTTTGTAAAATCATTAATTACTTTACTTTTTTTAAAATCTGAAGAATCGTCATAAACCAAAATACCGCTGTAAGTTGATTGAAAATAAGTATCATTAATAATGCTTTTTGAGAAATTCCATCCTCCGCTTACATTATTAATTTTGGTTAAGGCTCCGTTTTCATAGCAGAAAGTTCCGTCATTATGACCAATAATATATTTGTCATTTATTTTGGTAATATTCCAGCCTTGTCCCTGCGTATTGGGCATCATTTTAAAATTACCCGAATCGAATTCGAAAATTCCGTGATTTGATGCAATTAGATATCCTTTCTTCGTCGTTGCAACAGAATATACAGAACCTAAAATCCCAGAATTATCATAGAAAAACGAAATTGGTGAATTTACCTCGACATGGGCAATTCCGTTATCGAGTCCAAGCCATAAATCTTCTTCTTTATCAAAACCAATACTTAAAACCGAATTGTTCATTAAAACATTATTCCTATCAATATTTTTATAGGAATTTGTTTTAAAATCATAAATAAAAACGCCTTTATTTCCAGTTCCCACAACGAGTTTATTGTTTCTGATAAATTTGGCAACATTGATTCCGTTTGATTTTAAGGTTTCATTTAACGGATTATTCCATGCTTTTAAACCATTTTTTCCGA
This is a stretch of genomic DNA from Flavobacterium endoglycinae. It encodes these proteins:
- a CDS encoding helix-turn-helix and ligand-binding sensor domain-containing protein, coding for MKSILLKSVFFFFIAFHIQAQELLPFVENYNKSDYQGDNQIWNVAQGKDKAMYFANNHYLLRYDGVVWEKYALPNKTIIRSILIEDDRIYSGSYKEFGYWKRENGKMNYVSITKNLRLFDEKDNEEIWKIFRYKESLYFQSFNDVFIYNGKNIKKIKFPFLISYCFVVDQDLYVASVNKGLFKMNGSKISNPKGWDNLKNTVVHAVEKHDGQTYIFTQKRGIFIVGKNGLKAWNNPLNETLKSNGINVAKFIRNNKLVVGTGNKGVFIYDFKTNSYKNIDRNNVLMNNSVLSIGFDKEEDLWLGLDNGIAHVEVNSPISFFYDNSGILGSVYSVATTKKGYLIASNHGIFEFDSGNFKMMPNTQGQGWNITKINDKYIIGHNDGTFCYENGALTKINNVSGGWNFSKSIINDTYFQSTYSGILVYDDSSDFKKSKVINDFTKPIKYVAQNKKNEIWAADNYRGLYRVLLDDNYKTKKIENITQQSKIKNDFGVKIFEFRDEILFLINNVWYTFNSLSNKLEENELFNSNFKNISDVIAIDKDHFLVLQEGILYHIYAHDGKFIWNIIQEKYYKGKLINENLRIFRSNNHYLMNLDDGFISLQLGYINRQNRGVKVEAYNNHELLPDEGKIKHNTELKINVISGIYGASKPNLFYQINKDKNYIPITNGSIVLNNLGSGSHSVVIYKHDGANYDKVSSFDFKVAQPWYFSFWMILLYLLVIAAVLFFYYKWNKLRYTQKLKLQAEELKHQREILEMELKKENELNSQEYEKHILELELQTKSSEVAGKSLSIAKQTEMIDKIQNILDSEKDFGKLKSEIKKAIKINEVNKHEWEIFETNLNQIHNEFIVNLSKKYPNLTPKDIKLCIYLKMNLSSKEIAPMMNISFRGVELHRYRLRKKLGLNQEENLSKFLLSL